A single Paraburkholderia sp. FT54 DNA region contains:
- a CDS encoding NADH-quinone oxidoreductase subunit C: MASKLETLKANLEAAFGGLLLNLSEAIGELTIVVKAGDYLNVATRLRDDRSLGFEQCVDLCGVDYQTYAEGAYDGPRFAAVLHLLSVQNNWRLRLRVFAPDDEVPILPSVVEIWNSVNWYEREAFDLYGIVFEGHPDLRRILTDYGFIGHPFRKDFPVSGYVEMRYDPEEKRVVYQPVTIEPREITPRVIREDRYGGLKH, encoded by the coding sequence ATGGCAAGCAAACTCGAGACCCTGAAAGCGAACCTCGAGGCGGCCTTTGGCGGCCTCCTGCTGAACCTCAGCGAAGCAATCGGTGAGTTGACGATCGTCGTGAAGGCTGGCGACTACCTCAACGTGGCAACGCGTCTGCGCGACGACCGCTCGCTCGGTTTCGAGCAATGCGTGGATCTGTGCGGCGTCGACTATCAAACATACGCCGAGGGCGCTTACGACGGCCCGCGTTTCGCGGCCGTGCTGCATTTGTTGTCGGTGCAGAACAACTGGCGTCTGCGTCTGCGTGTGTTCGCACCGGACGACGAAGTGCCGATCCTGCCGTCTGTCGTCGAGATCTGGAATTCGGTCAACTGGTACGAGCGCGAAGCATTCGACCTGTACGGCATCGTTTTCGAAGGCCACCCGGACCTGCGCCGCATCCTGACCGACTACGGTTTCATTGGTCACCCGTTCCGTAAAGATTTCCCTGTCTCCGGCTACGTCGAAATGCGTTATGACCCGGAAGAGAAGCGCGTCGTCTATCAGCCTGTGACGATCGAGCCGCGAGAAATCACGCCGCGCGTGATCCGCGAAGATCGCTATGGCGGTCTGAAACACTAA